Proteins encoded in a region of the Panicum hallii strain FIL2 chromosome 3, PHallii_v3.1, whole genome shotgun sequence genome:
- the LOC112886785 gene encoding bifunctional 3-dehydroquinate dehydratase/shikimate dehydrogenase, chloroplastic-like isoform X1, translating into MATAMSVSAVSPAATAVARPRTLVCVPATARAPREMAAELAAAAALGADVAELRLDLLAGFAPRRDLPIILAEPRPLPALVTYRPKWEGGEYEGDDERRLEALMLAMELGAEYVDIELKAADKFMRLLSGKKPENCKLIVSSHNYENTPSAEELADLVAQIQATGADIVKIATTATEIVDVARMFQILAHCQEKQVPIIGLVMNERGFISRVLCPKYGAYLTFGSLEKGRESAPAQPTAADLINLYNIRQIGPDTKVFGIIGKPVGHSKSPILHNEAFRSVGFNAVYVPFLVDDLAKFLNTYSSPDFAGFSCTIPHKEAAVRCCDEVDPIARDIGAVNTMVRRPDGKLVGYNTDYVGAISAIEDGIRASQQTDPTTSPLAGRLFVVIGAGGAGKALAYGAKEKGARVVIANRTFARAQELGNLIGGPALTLADLENYHPEEGMILANTTAIGMHPNVNETPLSKQALKSYAVVFDAVYTPKETRLLREAAECGATVVSGLEMFIRQAMGQFEHFTGMPVDNENFQAITSSLDNPNTMKPRL; encoded by the exons ATGGCCACGGCGATGTCGGTGTCGGCGGTGtccccggccgccaccgccgtcgcgcGCCCGCGGACGCTCGTCTGCGtgccggcgacggcgcgggcTCCACGCGAGATGGCGGCGgagctggccgccgccgccgcgctcggcgCCGACGTCGCGGAGCTCCGCCTCGACCTCCTCGCCGGCTTCGCGCCGCGCAGGGACCTGCCCATCATCCTCGCCGAGCCGCGCCCGCTCCCCGCGCTCGTCACCTACAG GCCCAAATGGGAAGGTGGTGAATACGAAGGCGACGATGAGCGAAGGCTGGAGGCGCTAATGCTGGCAATGGAGCTGGGAGCTGAATACGTTGATATTGAGCTCAAG GCTGCCGACAAATTTATGAGACTTTTGTCTGGGAAGAAACCTGAAAATTGTAAGCTCATTGTTTCATCCCATAACTATGAGAATACTCCATCAGCAGAGGAGCTTGCAGATTTGGTGGCTCAGATACAAGCAACCGGGGCTGATATAGTGAAAATTGCAACCACTGCCACTGAAATTGTTGATGTGGCAAGAATGTTTCAAATACTTGCACATTGCCAA GAAAAGCAGGTGCCAATCATTGGGCTGGTAATGAATGAGAGAGGTTTTATTTCTCGAGTTCTTTGCCCAAAATATGGTGCATACCTTACTTTTGGGTCTCTCGAAAAAGGAAGAGAATCCGCACCTGCACAACCAACAGCAGCAGACTTGATTAATTTGTACAATATCAGGCAAATAGGCCCAGACACTAAGGTCTTTGGTATTATTGGGAAGCCAGTTGGTCACAGTAAGAGCCCAATTTTGCATAACGAAGCTTTCAGATCTGTGGGCTTCAATGCTGTGTATGTGCCCTTTTTGGTGGATGACTTGGCTAAATTTCTTAATACATACTCTTCACCAGACTTTGCTGGCTTCAG TTGCACAATTCCCCATAAGGAAGCTGCAGTTAGGTGCTGTGATGAAGTTGATCCTATTGCCAGG GACATTGGAGCTGTTAATACAATGGTGAGAAGACCTGATGGAAAACTTGTTGGCTATAATACTGACTATGTCGGTGCTATTTCTGCTATTGAGGATGGAATAAGAG CATCTCAACAAACAGATCCAACCACTTCCCCACTGGCTGGAAGACTTTTTGTTGTTATCGGGGCTGGTGGTGCGGGCAAAGCCCTAGCATATGGTGCAAAAGAGAAGGGAGCAAGAGTTGTAATTGCAAACCGTACTTTTG CACGTGCTCAAGAACTTGGCAACTTAATTGGCGGACCTGCATTGACTCTGGCGGATTTGGAAAATTACCATCCAGAGGAAGGGATGATTCTTGCAAATACAACAGCCATTGGAATGCATCCAAATGTCAATGAAACTCCTTTATCTAAG CAAGCACTTAAATCCTATGCTGTTGTCTTTGATGCGGTCTACACACCAAAAGAGACCAGACTTCTCCGTGAAGCTGCTGAATGTGGAGCCACAGTTGTTAGCGGTCTGGAGATGTTTATAAGACAAGCAATGGGTCAATTTGAGCATTTCACGGGCATGCCAG TTGACAATGAAAACTTCCAAGCAATTACAAGTTCGCTGGACAACCCTAATACCATGAAGCCTCGTCTGTGA
- the LOC112886785 gene encoding bifunctional 3-dehydroquinate dehydratase/shikimate dehydrogenase, chloroplastic-like isoform X2 produces the protein MATAMSVSAVSPAATAVARPRTLVCVPATARAPREMAAELAAAAALGADVAELRLDLLAGFAPRRDLPIILAEPRPLPALVTYRPKWEGGEYEGDDERRLEALMLAMELGAEYVDIELKAADKFMRLLSGKKPENCKLIVSSHNYENTPSAEELADLVAQIQATGADIVKIATTATEIVDVARMFQILAHCQEKQVPIIGLVMNERGFISRVLCPKYGAYLTFGSLEKGRESAPAQPTAADLINLYNIRQIGPDTKVFGIIGKPVGHSKSPILHNEAFRSVGFNAVYVPFLVDDLAKFLNTYSSPDFAGFSCTIPHKEAAVRCCDEVDPIARDIGAVNTMVRRPDGKLVGYNTDYVGAISAIEDGIRASQQTDPTTSPLAGRLFVVIGAGGAGKALAYGAKEKGARVVIANRTFARAQELGNLIGGPALTLADLENYHPEEGMILANTTAIGMHPNVNETPLSKQALKSYAVVFDAVYTPKETRLLREAAECGATVVSGLEMFIRQAMGQFEHFTGMPAPDRLMRDIVLTKT, from the exons ATGGCCACGGCGATGTCGGTGTCGGCGGTGtccccggccgccaccgccgtcgcgcGCCCGCGGACGCTCGTCTGCGtgccggcgacggcgcgggcTCCACGCGAGATGGCGGCGgagctggccgccgccgccgcgctcggcgCCGACGTCGCGGAGCTCCGCCTCGACCTCCTCGCCGGCTTCGCGCCGCGCAGGGACCTGCCCATCATCCTCGCCGAGCCGCGCCCGCTCCCCGCGCTCGTCACCTACAG GCCCAAATGGGAAGGTGGTGAATACGAAGGCGACGATGAGCGAAGGCTGGAGGCGCTAATGCTGGCAATGGAGCTGGGAGCTGAATACGTTGATATTGAGCTCAAG GCTGCCGACAAATTTATGAGACTTTTGTCTGGGAAGAAACCTGAAAATTGTAAGCTCATTGTTTCATCCCATAACTATGAGAATACTCCATCAGCAGAGGAGCTTGCAGATTTGGTGGCTCAGATACAAGCAACCGGGGCTGATATAGTGAAAATTGCAACCACTGCCACTGAAATTGTTGATGTGGCAAGAATGTTTCAAATACTTGCACATTGCCAA GAAAAGCAGGTGCCAATCATTGGGCTGGTAATGAATGAGAGAGGTTTTATTTCTCGAGTTCTTTGCCCAAAATATGGTGCATACCTTACTTTTGGGTCTCTCGAAAAAGGAAGAGAATCCGCACCTGCACAACCAACAGCAGCAGACTTGATTAATTTGTACAATATCAGGCAAATAGGCCCAGACACTAAGGTCTTTGGTATTATTGGGAAGCCAGTTGGTCACAGTAAGAGCCCAATTTTGCATAACGAAGCTTTCAGATCTGTGGGCTTCAATGCTGTGTATGTGCCCTTTTTGGTGGATGACTTGGCTAAATTTCTTAATACATACTCTTCACCAGACTTTGCTGGCTTCAG TTGCACAATTCCCCATAAGGAAGCTGCAGTTAGGTGCTGTGATGAAGTTGATCCTATTGCCAGG GACATTGGAGCTGTTAATACAATGGTGAGAAGACCTGATGGAAAACTTGTTGGCTATAATACTGACTATGTCGGTGCTATTTCTGCTATTGAGGATGGAATAAGAG CATCTCAACAAACAGATCCAACCACTTCCCCACTGGCTGGAAGACTTTTTGTTGTTATCGGGGCTGGTGGTGCGGGCAAAGCCCTAGCATATGGTGCAAAAGAGAAGGGAGCAAGAGTTGTAATTGCAAACCGTACTTTTG CACGTGCTCAAGAACTTGGCAACTTAATTGGCGGACCTGCATTGACTCTGGCGGATTTGGAAAATTACCATCCAGAGGAAGGGATGATTCTTGCAAATACAACAGCCATTGGAATGCATCCAAATGTCAATGAAACTCCTTTATCTAAG CAAGCACTTAAATCCTATGCTGTTGTCTTTGATGCGGTCTACACACCAAAAGAGACCAGACTTCTCCGTGAAGCTGCTGAATGTGGAGCCACAGTTGTTAGCGGTCTGGAGATGTTTATAAGACAAGCAATGGGTCAATTTGAGCATTTCACGGGCATGCCAG CTCCAGATAGGTTGATGCGTGATATTGTTCTGACAAAGACATAG
- the LOC112885251 gene encoding bifunctional 3-dehydroquinate dehydratase/shikimate dehydrogenase, chloroplastic-like isoform X2: MELGAEYVDIEFKVADKFLKFLSGRKPETCKLIVSFHNYECTPSGEELLSLVDQIQATGADIVKIATAATEIDDVSRMFQVLVHCKVKQLPIIGLVMKEQGFISRILCAKYGGYLTFASLEKGKESAPGQPTVAELINKYEIRQIGPDTKVFGIIGNPVGHSKSPFLQNQAFRSVGFDAVFLPFLSDDLVKFLNTFSSPDYAGFSCTMPHKETAVRCCDDLDPIARDIGAINTIIRRPDGKLVGYNTDYVGAIAAIEDAIRASQPTDPTTSPLARRLFVVMGAGGAAKAVAYGAKEKGARVVIANRTFARAQELANLIGGTALTLSELENYHPEEGMILANATSVGMFPNVNDTPLSKKALRNYSIVFDAVYIPKETRLLREAAECGATVVDGLDMLVRLVMVQFGLFTGGMPAPQRLMREAILTNTQ, encoded by the exons ATGGAGCTGGGAGCTGAATACGTGGATATTGAATTTAAG GTTGCCGACAAATTTCTGAAATTTTTGTCGGGGAGGAAACCGGAAACCTGTAAGCTCATCGTTTCGTTTCATAACTATGAGTGCACTCCATCGGGAGAGGAGCTTCTGAGTTTGGTGGATCAGATTCAAGCAACAGGGGCTGATATTGTGAAAATTGCGACCGCTGCTACTGAAATTGATGATGTGTCAAGAATGTTTCAAGTACTTGTCCATTGCAAA GTGAAGCAATTGCCAATCATAGGGCTGGTGATGAAAGAACAGGGTTTCATTTCTCGGATTCTTTGCGCAAAATATGGTGGATACCTTACTTTTGCATCTcttgaaaaaggaaaagaatctGCCCCCGGACAGCCAACAGTAGCAGAGTTGATAAATAAGTACGAAATTAGACAGATAGGCCCAGATACAAAGGTCTTTGGTATTATTGGAAATCCAGTTGGCCATAGTAAAAGCCCATTTTTGCAGAATCAAGCTTTCAGATCAGTGGGTTTCGATGCTGTGTTTCTGCCATTTCTGTCGGATGACTTGGTCAAGTTTCTTAATACCTTCTCTTCACCAGACTATGCTGGCTTCAG TTGCACAATGCCCCATAAGGAAACTGCAGTTAGGTGCTGTGATGATCTGGATCCTATTGCCAGG GACATTGGAGCTATTAATACAATTATTAGAAGGCCTGATGGAAAACTTGTAGGGTATAATACCGACTATGTTGGTGCTATTGCTGCTATTGAGGATGCAATAAGAG CATCACAACCAACAGATCCGACCACTTCACCACTGGCTAGAAGGCTTTTTGTTGTTATGGGGGCTGGTGGTGCAGCAAAAGCAGTCGCATATGGTGCAAAAGAGAAGGGAGCAAGAGTTGTAATTGCTAACCGTACTTTTG CCCGTGCTCAAGAACTTGCCAACTTAATTGGGGGGACTGCTTTAACCTTGTCTGAGTTGGAAAACTACCATCCAGAGGAAGGCATGATTCTTGCAAATGCAACATCTGTCGGAATGTTTCCGAATGTCAATGACACTCCTCTATCTAAG AAAGCTCTTAGAAACTACTCCATTGTCTTTGACGCGGTTTACATTCCAAAAGAGACAAGACTTCTCCGAGAAGCTGCTGAATGTGGAGCAACAGTTGTTGACGGTCTGGACATGTTGGTAAGACTAGTGATGGTTCAATTTGGGCTTTTCACAGGGGGCATGCCAG CTCCACAAAGGTTGATGCGTGAGGCTATTCTGACAAACACACAATAA
- the LOC112885251 gene encoding bifunctional 3-dehydroquinate dehydratase/shikimate dehydrogenase, chloroplastic-like isoform X1: MATAAASAPAAPLGTLVCASLTARSPQEMAAEVAATAALGADVAELQVGCLDGFQPRRDLPVLLAQPRPLPVIVAYRPKWEGGQYEGEDETRFETLLLAMELGAEYVDIEFKVADKFLKFLSGRKPETCKLIVSFHNYECTPSGEELLSLVDQIQATGADIVKIATAATEIDDVSRMFQVLVHCKVKQLPIIGLVMKEQGFISRILCAKYGGYLTFASLEKGKESAPGQPTVAELINKYEIRQIGPDTKVFGIIGNPVGHSKSPFLQNQAFRSVGFDAVFLPFLSDDLVKFLNTFSSPDYAGFSCTMPHKETAVRCCDDLDPIARDIGAINTIIRRPDGKLVGYNTDYVGAIAAIEDAIRASQPTDPTTSPLARRLFVVMGAGGAAKAVAYGAKEKGARVVIANRTFARAQELANLIGGTALTLSELENYHPEEGMILANATSVGMFPNVNDTPLSKKALRNYSIVFDAVYIPKETRLLREAAECGATVVDGLDMLVRLVMVQFGLFTGGMPAPQRLMREAILTNTQ; the protein is encoded by the exons ATGGCCACTGCAGCGGcttcggcgccggcggcgccgctggGGACGCTGGTATGCGCTTCCCTCACGGCGCGGTCGCCTCAGGAGATGGCGGCTGAGgtggccgccaccgccgctctcGGCGCCGACGTGGCGGAGCTCCAGGTCGGCTGCCTCGACGGGTTCCAACCGCGCAGAGACCTGCCCGTGCTCCTCGCCCAGCCCCGCCCGCTCCCCGTCATCGTCGCCTACAG GCCGAAATGGGAAGGAGGCCAATATGAAGGCGAAGATGAAACGCGGTTTGAGACGCTTCTGTTGGCAATGGAGCTGGGAGCTGAATACGTGGATATTGAATTTAAG GTTGCCGACAAATTTCTGAAATTTTTGTCGGGGAGGAAACCGGAAACCTGTAAGCTCATCGTTTCGTTTCATAACTATGAGTGCACTCCATCGGGAGAGGAGCTTCTGAGTTTGGTGGATCAGATTCAAGCAACAGGGGCTGATATTGTGAAAATTGCGACCGCTGCTACTGAAATTGATGATGTGTCAAGAATGTTTCAAGTACTTGTCCATTGCAAA GTGAAGCAATTGCCAATCATAGGGCTGGTGATGAAAGAACAGGGTTTCATTTCTCGGATTCTTTGCGCAAAATATGGTGGATACCTTACTTTTGCATCTcttgaaaaaggaaaagaatctGCCCCCGGACAGCCAACAGTAGCAGAGTTGATAAATAAGTACGAAATTAGACAGATAGGCCCAGATACAAAGGTCTTTGGTATTATTGGAAATCCAGTTGGCCATAGTAAAAGCCCATTTTTGCAGAATCAAGCTTTCAGATCAGTGGGTTTCGATGCTGTGTTTCTGCCATTTCTGTCGGATGACTTGGTCAAGTTTCTTAATACCTTCTCTTCACCAGACTATGCTGGCTTCAG TTGCACAATGCCCCATAAGGAAACTGCAGTTAGGTGCTGTGATGATCTGGATCCTATTGCCAGG GACATTGGAGCTATTAATACAATTATTAGAAGGCCTGATGGAAAACTTGTAGGGTATAATACCGACTATGTTGGTGCTATTGCTGCTATTGAGGATGCAATAAGAG CATCACAACCAACAGATCCGACCACTTCACCACTGGCTAGAAGGCTTTTTGTTGTTATGGGGGCTGGTGGTGCAGCAAAAGCAGTCGCATATGGTGCAAAAGAGAAGGGAGCAAGAGTTGTAATTGCTAACCGTACTTTTG CCCGTGCTCAAGAACTTGCCAACTTAATTGGGGGGACTGCTTTAACCTTGTCTGAGTTGGAAAACTACCATCCAGAGGAAGGCATGATTCTTGCAAATGCAACATCTGTCGGAATGTTTCCGAATGTCAATGACACTCCTCTATCTAAG AAAGCTCTTAGAAACTACTCCATTGTCTTTGACGCGGTTTACATTCCAAAAGAGACAAGACTTCTCCGAGAAGCTGCTGAATGTGGAGCAACAGTTGTTGACGGTCTGGACATGTTGGTAAGACTAGTGATGGTTCAATTTGGGCTTTTCACAGGGGGCATGCCAG CTCCACAAAGGTTGATGCGTGAGGCTATTCTGACAAACACACAATAA
- the LOC112885252 gene encoding uncharacterized protein LOC112885252 codes for MSSSTSSAALLLHGRLHSRSPPSKARAFVAPPSNPSRPAASASARPSPARAPLLAAAAAASGGERDNRVQELRVPDSWLTPEGAAQESEWLRETLHRWLDDEYCPEPANVDISRTAARSYRESLAARRSDLGEILLKMAGDLEALSYRESFHGAFSAANAAVRLITQRMEELSGDGP; via the exons atgtcGTCTTCTACCTCCTCCGCTGCTCTTCTCCTCCATGGCCGCCTCCACTCCCGTTCCCCTCCGTCAAAGGCGCGAGCTTTCGTCGCTCCCCCCAGCAACCCATCCCGACCcgcggcctccgcctccgctcGACCCTCGCCGGCACGGGCGcctctcctcgccgccgccgccgcagcttccGGCGGCGAGCGGGACAACCGCGTTCAGGAGCTGAGGGTGCCCGATTCCTGGCTGACGCCTGAGGGAGCGGCGCAG GAATCGGAGTGGCTGAGGGAGACGCTGCACAGGTGGCTGGACGACGAGTACTGCCCGGAGCCGGCGAACGTGGACATCAGCCGCACCGCCGCGCGGTCGTACCGCGAGTCCctggcggcgcggcggtcggACCTCGGGGAGATCCTGCTGAAGATGGCCGGCGACCTCGAGGCGCTGTCGTACCGGGAGAGCTTCCACGGCGCCTTCTCCGCCGCCaacgccgccgtgcgcctcatTACGCAGAGGATGGAGGAGTTGTCTGGCGATGGCCCGTGA